A DNA window from Lepidochelys kempii isolate rLepKem1 chromosome 9, rLepKem1.hap2, whole genome shotgun sequence contains the following coding sequences:
- the CHRNG gene encoding acetylcholine receptor subunit gamma — translation MRCLALLATLGSLTAVLCRNLEEKLLNDLMTNYNRNLRPAQREGDIINVTLKLTLTNLISLNEREETLTTNIWIEMKWCDYRLQWDPDEYDNIQILRVPSTEVWLPDIVLENNIDGVFEITLYCNTLLDSKGCLLWMPPAIYRTSCAIFVTYFPFDWQNCSMVFQSQTYSANEINLLLTVEDGQTIEWIVIDPEAFTENGEWAIKHRPAKKIVNAERFTPDDLGYQQVVFYLIIQRKPLFYVINIIVPCVLISSVAVLVYFLPAKAGGQKCTVSINVLLAQTVFLFLIAQKVPETSDAMPLIGKYLTFLLVVTVVIVVNAVIVLNISLRTPNTHSMSQKVRQICLRQLPHFLGMHMRRRDMAPRPLLARRRSSLGLMVKADEYMLWKPRTELIFEKQKERAGLMKAVLEKIGKGLENGCSQDLCHSLVQAGPEIRACVDACNHIAKTLQEQNDFDNENEEWILVGRVIDRVCFLVMASLFVLGTVSIFLMAHFNQAPVVPFPGDPKRYLP, via the exons ATGCGCTGCCTGGCTCTGCTCGCGACCCTCGGCTCCCTCACTG CCGTGCTGTGCCGGAACCTGGAGGAGAAGCTGCTCAATGACCTGATGACCAACTACAACCGCAACCTGCGTCCGGCCCAGCGGGAGGGGGACATCATTAACGTCACGCTGAAGCTCACCCTCACCAACCTCATCTCCCTG AACGAGCGGGAAGAGACCCTCACCACCAACATCTGGATTGAGATG AAGTGGTGCGATTATCGGCTGCAGTGGGATCCTGACGAATACGACAACATCCAGATACTGAGGGTGCCCTCCACCGAGGTGTGGCTGCCGGACATCGTCCTGGAGAACAA catCGACGGGGTGTTTGAGATCACCCTGTACTGCAACACGCTGCTGGATTCCAAAGGCTGCCTCCTGTGGATGCCGCCCGCCATCTACCGCACCTCCTGCGCCATCTTCGTCACCTACTTCCCCTTCGACTGGCAGAACTGCTCCATGGTGTTTCA GTCCCAGACCTACAGCGCCAATGAAATTAACCTGCTGCTGACGGTGGAAGATGGGCAGACCATTGAGTGGATCGTCATCGACCCCGAAGCTTTCACAG AGAATGGGGAGTGGGCAATCAAGCACCGGCCGGCCAAGAAGATTGTGAACGCCGAGCGCTTCACCCCGGACGACTTAGGTTACCAGCAGGTCGTCTTCTACCTGATCATCCAGAGGAAACCGCTCTTCTACGTCATCAACATCATCGTGCCCTGCGTGCTCATCTCGTCCGTGGCTGTGCTGGTGTATTTCCTGCCTGCCAAAG CGGGTGGCCAGAAGTGCACGGTCTCCATAAACGTCCTCCTGGCCCAGACCGTCTTCCTCTTCCTGATCGCACAGAAGGTGCCTGAGACCTCCGATGCTATGCCTCTCATTGGCAA GTACCTGACCTTTCTCCTGGTGGTGACGGTGGTGATCGTGGTGAATGCCGTCATTGTGCTGAACATCTCGCTGAGGACCCCCAATACGCACTCCATGTCGCAGAAAGTGCGGCAG ATCTGCCTGCGGCAGctgccccacttcctggggaTGCACATGCGCCGCAGGGACATGGCCCCCCGCCCGCTGTTGGCCCGGCGCCGCAGCTCCCTGGGGCTGATGGTGAAGGCTGACGAGTACATGCTGTGGAAGCCCCGGACCGAGCTGATCTTTGAGAAGCAGAAGGAGAGGGCCGGGCTGATGAAGGCCGTCCTGGAAAAGATCG GGAAAGGCCTGGAAAACGGGTGCTCCCAGGATCTCTGTCACAGCTTGGTGCAGGCTGGTCCCGAGATCCGGGCCTGCGTGGACGCCTGCAACCACATTGCCAAGACGCTGCAGGAGCAGAACGACTTCGACAAC GAGAACGAGGAGTGGATCCTGGTGGGGAGAGTCATCGACCGCGTCTGCTTCTTGGTCATGGCCTCGCTCTTCGTCCTGGGGACGGTCAGCATCTTCCTGATGGCCCATTTCAACCAGGCACCAGTAGTGCCCTTTCCCGGGGACCCCAAGCGCTACCTGCCATAG